One segment of Clostridium botulinum DNA contains the following:
- the yidA gene encoding sugar-phosphatase, whose protein sequence is MYKLIALDMDGTLLTSDKKVSERNKKAIKAAEKKGVKVVLASGRPSEGLRQYLEELELLKEDDYVLSFNGGVAQNAKSGEIISRTVLKGKDLKYINNIAKELNVNIHAFSEKLGLITPKISKYTEVEAEINGIGISIVDFDNIDDTENIIKVMIIDPEEVLEEAIKKLPKEVYEKYNVLRSTPFFLEFMNNEVDKGEGLKRLAETLGIKQEEVIAMGDAGNDLSMVKYAGLGVAMENGFAEVKENAQFITKSNDEDGVAYAIEKFVLGE, encoded by the coding sequence ATGTACAAATTAATAGCATTAGATATGGATGGAACATTACTTACAAGTGATAAAAAGGTTTCTGAAAGAAACAAAAAAGCTATAAAAGCAGCTGAAAAAAAGGGTGTTAAAGTAGTTTTGGCTTCAGGAAGACCTAGCGAAGGGTTAAGACAATATTTAGAGGAACTTGAATTATTAAAAGAGGATGATTATGTTCTTAGCTTTAATGGTGGGGTAGCTCAAAATGCCAAGAGTGGTGAAATAATATCAAGAACTGTTTTAAAAGGGAAAGATTTAAAATATATTAATAATATAGCTAAAGAATTAAATGTAAATATACATGCTTTTTCAGAAAAATTAGGATTAATAACTCCTAAAATCAGCAAATATACAGAAGTTGAAGCAGAAATAAACGGAATTGGTATAAGTATTGTAGATTTTGATAACATAGATGATACTGAAAATATAATAAAAGTAATGATTATAGATCCAGAAGAAGTATTAGAAGAAGCAATTAAAAAATTACCTAAAGAAGTTTATGAAAAATATAATGTGTTAAGAAGCACACCGTTCTTTTTAGAATTTATGAACAATGAAGTTGATAAAGGTGAGGGATTAAAAAGACTTGCAGAAACTTTAGGAATAAAACAAGAAGAGGTAATAGCAATGGGAGATGCAGGAAACGACTTATCAATGGTCAAATATGCAGGTCTTGGAGTTGCTATGGAAAATGGATTTGCTGAAGTTAAAGAGAATGCACAATTTATAACAAAAAGCAATGATGAAGATGGAGTAGCTTATGCAATAGAAAAATTTGTTTTAGGTGAATAA
- the ytaF gene encoding sporulation membrane protein YtaF: MLESILLVSSICIDSFVASIAYGTSKIKIPPISALIINLVSTCTLAISLLLGAIVKKFLPGNMPMLIGFVLLMGLGIYRLFECIFKSYISKCSQIDTPLTFKLFDFKFVLEVYADETKADFDKSKTLSPKESFYLALALSLDSLAVGFGSSLTSINYIQVIILSFIIGFLAVSIGVIIGKKLADNINVELSWLSGVLLIILAIIKFL, from the coding sequence ATGCTTGAATCAATTTTATTAGTATCATCTATCTGCATAGATTCTTTTGTTGCAAGCATTGCTTATGGTACATCTAAAATTAAAATTCCACCAATATCTGCTTTGATAATAAATTTGGTATCTACATGTACACTGGCTATTTCATTATTACTTGGAGCTATAGTAAAAAAATTTTTACCAGGTAATATGCCTATGTTGATAGGATTTGTTCTTTTAATGGGACTTGGTATATATCGTTTATTTGAATGTATATTTAAATCTTATATATCAAAATGCTCTCAAATAGATACCCCTTTAACATTTAAATTATTTGATTTTAAATTTGTACTTGAGGTTTATGCAGATGAAACAAAAGCTGACTTTGATAAATCAAAAACTTTAAGTCCAAAAGAATCATTTTATCTAGCTCTTGCACTCTCATTAGATAGCTTAGCAGTTGGATTTGGTTCTAGTTTAACAAGTATAAATTATATTCAGGTTATAATTCTTAGTTTCATAATTGGTTTTTTAGCTGTATCAATCGGTGTTATAATTGGTAAAAAATTAGCTGATAATATTAATGTTGAACTTTCATGGCTTTCTGGAGTCCTTCTTATAATATTAGCTATTATAAAATTTCTATAA
- a CDS encoding cobyric acid synthase yields the protein MNKKNIMFLGTASSVGKSTLVAALCRVLKNEDFKVSPFKAMNISLNSYVTKDGAEMGRAQVVQAEASKIEPSALMNPILLKPSGGHTQVIVNGKVYDNIEPYEYKELNKKLKGIVKESYDRISNEYDLIVLEGSGGCAEINLKDTDIANMNMAECVDAPVILVADIDRGGVFASIVGTLNLLSENERKRVKGVIINKFRGKKEYFEPGVKQLEDIIKIPVLGVMPYEYFDIDDEDSVTEKISNKESTEAKNIDIAIIRLSHMSNFTDFNVLNRINGVNIRYVESTKYLKNPDVIIIPGTKNTIEDLRILKESKLANEIIKLHESGTLVFGICGGYQMLGKLLLDQQGVEGSTFQEEGLGLLDIKTRFNERKVTKQVEAQVVSNLKHINEIENKSLVGYEIHNGISKVGKNAKPFIKDSKGKIIGVCDMEGSVAGTYLHGIFDSEEFTNSFINALKKNNNFELLENDELDKVSDYKNEQYEKLAKVFSDNIDVSKIKEIMGI from the coding sequence ATGAATAAAAAAAATATAATGTTTTTAGGTACAGCGTCTTCAGTGGGAAAGAGTACTTTAGTAGCAGCACTATGTAGAGTGTTAAAGAATGAAGATTTTAAGGTTTCTCCTTTTAAAGCGATGAATATTTCCTTAAATTCTTATGTAACTAAAGATGGAGCGGAAATGGGAAGAGCTCAGGTCGTACAAGCTGAAGCTAGCAAAATAGAGCCTAGTGCTTTGATGAATCCAATATTATTAAAACCAAGTGGAGGACATACTCAAGTTATAGTAAATGGAAAAGTTTATGATAATATAGAACCTTATGAATATAAAGAATTGAATAAGAAATTAAAGGGAATTGTAAAAGAATCTTATGATAGAATAAGTAATGAATATGATTTAATAGTATTAGAGGGCTCTGGTGGATGCGCTGAAATAAATTTAAAAGATACTGATATAGCTAATATGAATATGGCTGAATGTGTTGATGCACCTGTTATATTGGTAGCTGATATTGATAGAGGAGGCGTATTTGCTTCTATAGTTGGTACTCTTAACTTATTATCAGAAAATGAAAGAAAAAGAGTTAAAGGTGTTATAATAAACAAATTTAGAGGTAAGAAAGAATATTTTGAACCTGGAGTTAAACAATTAGAAGACATAATAAAAATACCTGTTCTTGGAGTAATGCCATATGAATATTTTGATATTGATGATGAAGATAGTGTTACAGAAAAGATAAGTAACAAGGAATCTACTGAAGCAAAAAATATAGATATAGCTATAATAAGATTATCTCATATGTCTAATTTTACAGATTTTAATGTACTTAATAGAATAAATGGAGTTAATATAAGATATGTAGAAAGTACTAAGTATTTAAAAAATCCAGATGTAATTATTATACCAGGAACCAAAAATACAATTGAAGATTTAAGAATCTTAAAAGAAAGTAAACTTGCGAATGAAATAATTAAATTACATGAAAGTGGAACATTAGTATTTGGTATTTGTGGTGGATATCAAATGCTAGGGAAGTTGCTTCTTGATCAACAAGGAGTAGAAGGAAGTACCTTTCAAGAAGAGGGATTAGGTTTACTTGATATAAAGACTAGATTTAATGAAAGAAAAGTAACTAAACAAGTCGAAGCTCAAGTAGTATCAAATCTAAAACATATAAATGAAATAGAAAATAAATCATTAGTAGGATATGAAATACACAATGGAATAAGTAAAGTTGGAAAAAATGCTAAACCATTTATAAAGGATTCTAAAGGAAAAATTATTGGAGTTTGTGATATGGAAGGCTCTGTTGCAGGGACTTACTTGCATGGAATTTTCGATTCAGAGGAATTTACTAATTCCTTTATTAATGCCTTGAAGAAGAATAATAATTTTGAATTACTGGAAAATGATGAGTTAGATAAGGTATCTGATTATAAAAATGAACAATATGAAAAATTAGCAAAAGTATTTTCAGATAATATAGATGTGAGTAAAATAAAGGAAATAATGGGTATTTAA
- a CDS encoding diphthine--ammonia ligase codes for MKKLKFVTSYSGGKDSVLSLYRMINKGYKPAGLLVTFDKDNTSCFHKVPKELFKKASQELNIPLIEVDCFDGNDYSKEFSKALKNLKDKEDINLCVFGDIDIENHKKWCLDICDEVGMKAEFPLWNEDRESLTKEFLEAGFSTVIKKVNLNLLSEKFLGVKLDIDIINEMKEIGCDVSGENGEYHTFVYDGPIFNNKIKFQIIDNQICENYGYLIIK; via the coding sequence ATGAAAAAATTAAAGTTTGTAACTTCATATAGTGGTGGAAAAGATAGCGTATTATCACTATATAGAATGATTAATAAAGGATATAAGCCAGCAGGACTTTTAGTTACTTTTGATAAAGATAATACTTCTTGCTTTCATAAAGTGCCTAAAGAATTATTTAAAAAAGCATCACAAGAATTAAATATACCATTAATAGAGGTTGATTGTTTTGATGGAAATGATTATTCAAAAGAATTTTCTAAAGCATTAAAAAATCTTAAAGATAAAGAAGATATTAATTTATGTGTATTTGGAGATATAGACATTGAAAATCACAAAAAATGGTGTTTAGATATATGTGATGAAGTTGGAATGAAAGCTGAATTTCCATTATGGAATGAAGATAGAGAGAGTTTAACTAAGGAATTTTTAGAAGCTGGTTTTAGCACTGTAATAAAAAAGGTGAATTTAAATTTATTAAGTGAAAAGTTCTTAGGCGTAAAATTAGACATAGATATAATTAATGAAATGAAAGAAATAGGTTGCGATGTAAGTGGAGAAAATGGAGAATATCATACATTTGTATATGATGGCCCTATATTTAATAATAAGATAAAATTCCAAATAATAGATAATCAGATATGCGAAAACTATGGATACTTAATAATAAAATAA
- the cobD gene encoding threonine-phosphate decarboxylase CobD, with the protein MANTGHGGNIKEVARQNGIDYNNIIDFSSNINPLGMSSKVKDAIIDSMEEIKKYPDISYMELKKSISEYEHIHESYLMLGNGAAEVLFNIVKALNPKKVLIPVPTFSEYKEAVECVNSKVELYEMREETSFHICEDILDKITNEIDLIFICNPNNPTGTLTSKELLMKILIKSKENNSMVLIDESFMDFVSENFSMINVLKEFENLIILKSLTKFFAIPGLRIGYGLCSNKDFISEVYKITPAWNINILADVATRASLEDKNYIRKSIQYMEKERAFLYNSLKAFKNLIVYEPSVNFIFFKSNLDINLKLELLKYNILIRSCSNYHGLNECYYRVAVKGREDNIKLIYYMKNIFDQNKKD; encoded by the coding sequence ATGGCTAATACAGGACATGGTGGCAATATAAAAGAAGTAGCAAGACAAAACGGAATTGATTATAATAATATAATAGATTTTTCATCGAATATTAATCCTTTAGGTATGTCAAGTAAAGTAAAAGACGCTATAATAGATTCAATGGAAGAAATAAAAAAATATCCTGATATAAGTTATATGGAATTAAAAAAATCAATATCTGAATATGAACATATCCATGAATCATATTTAATGTTAGGAAATGGTGCAGCAGAAGTATTATTTAATATAGTTAAAGCGTTAAATCCCAAAAAAGTATTAATACCTGTACCGACTTTTTCAGAATATAAAGAAGCTGTAGAATGTGTAAATTCAAAAGTTGAGTTATATGAAATGAGAGAAGAGACATCATTTCATATATGTGAAGACATTTTAGACAAGATTACAAACGAAATTGATTTAATTTTTATATGTAATCCTAATAATCCAACAGGTACATTAACGAGTAAAGAACTGTTAATGAAAATTTTAATAAAATCTAAAGAAAATAATAGTATGGTTTTGATTGATGAATCTTTTATGGATTTTGTAAGTGAAAATTTTTCTATGATTAATGTTTTAAAGGAGTTTGAAAATTTAATTATACTAAAGTCGCTTACTAAATTTTTCGCTATACCAGGATTAAGAATAGGATATGGGCTATGTTCAAATAAAGATTTTATAAGTGAGGTATATAAGATTACTCCAGCTTGGAATATAAATATACTGGCTGATGTAGCAACAAGAGCTTCACTAGAAGATAAAAATTATATAAGAAAATCAATACAATATATGGAAAAAGAGCGAGCTTTCCTATATAATAGTTTAAAGGCATTTAAAAACTTAATAGTATATGAACCAAGTGTTAACTTTATATTTTTTAAAAGTAATTTAGATATTAATTTAAAGTTAGAATTATTAAAATATAATATTTTAATAAGAAGTTGTAGCAATTACCATGGTTTAAATGAGTGTTATTATAGAGTAGCAGTTAAAGGTAGAGAAGATAATATTAAATTAATTTATTATATGAAAAATATATTTGATCAAAATAAGAAGGATTAG
- the cbiB gene encoding adenosylcobinamide-phosphate synthase CbiB, with translation MIELTIGFFLDLILGDPENPIHPVRIIGKFASKLEMLTRKLFKKCLKIGGLITWLIVISATFIVNFFILKIASGFNKYLGILLSGVIIYFCISAKGLVTEGYKVISLVRNDDIKAARKQLSFIVGRDTENLEKQDIIRAVIETIAENMSDGIIAPIFYAGLGGAPLAMAYKAVNTLDSMFGYKNDKYMEFGYFSAKLDDVFNYIPARITGILIILSSMILGYDFKRSLKIYKRDRYNHSSPNSAHPEAAMAGILGIQLGGANYYFGKLVKKQTIGDSTKEAEILDVDKTSKVLYCSAILSYILSMILIFIGGHIYG, from the coding sequence ATGATAGAATTAACTATTGGATTTTTTTTAGATCTAATACTTGGAGACCCAGAAAATCCAATACATCCAGTTAGAATAATTGGAAAGTTTGCTAGTAAACTAGAAATGTTAACTAGAAAGTTATTTAAGAAGTGCCTAAAGATAGGTGGCCTTATTACTTGGTTAATAGTAATAAGTGCTACATTTATAGTTAACTTTTTTATACTGAAAATTGCAAGTGGTTTTAATAAGTACTTAGGTATACTTTTGAGTGGGGTAATAATATATTTCTGTATTTCTGCTAAGGGATTAGTAACAGAGGGGTATAAGGTTATTTCATTAGTTAGAAATGATGATATTAAAGCTGCTAGAAAGCAATTGTCATTTATAGTAGGAAGGGATACTGAAAATTTAGAAAAACAAGATATTATAAGGGCTGTAATAGAGACAATTGCAGAAAATATGTCAGATGGAATTATAGCACCAATTTTTTATGCTGGGCTTGGAGGAGCACCATTAGCTATGGCATATAAAGCAGTAAATACTTTAGATTCTATGTTTGGATATAAAAATGATAAATATATGGAGTTTGGATATTTCTCAGCAAAATTAGATGATGTATTTAATTATATTCCAGCAAGAATTACAGGTATTTTAATAATATTATCATCTATGATTTTAGGGTATGATTTTAAACGTAGTTTAAAAATATACAAAAGAGATAGATATAATCATTCAAGTCCTAATAGTGCTCATCCGGAAGCAGCAATGGCAGGAATATTAGGAATTCAGCTTGGAGGAGCAAACTACTATTTTGGAAAATTAGTTAAAAAGCAAACGATAGGAGATAGTACTAAGGAAGCAGAGATTTTGGATGTGGACAAAACATCAAAAGTACTTTATTGTAGTGCTATTTTATCATACATATTATCAATGATATTAATTTTTATTGGAGGACATATCTATGGCTAA
- a CDS encoding histidine phosphatase family protein gives MSKIELYLIRHGKTYCNKERLYYGKTDVSLCDEGIMDLIDKKKNNGYPLCEKYFTSGLKRTNETFELLYPNEEYDLIPELCEYNFGEFELKSYEDLKENPKYQEWIMDEVGEVRCPNGESKKEFKERILTGFYNLVCELSDENIKSALAVLHGGTIGMLLEELYDNEKSFIEWQPQGGDGYKLVISLENDMKIISVKEIFKI, from the coding sequence ATGAGTAAAATAGAATTGTATTTAATTAGACATGGAAAAACTTATTGTAATAAAGAAAGATTATATTATGGTAAAACTGATGTCTCATTATGCGATGAAGGTATTATGGATCTTATAGATAAGAAGAAAAATAATGGATATCCTTTATGTGAAAAATATTTTACTAGTGGTCTAAAGAGAACTAATGAAACATTCGAACTTTTATATCCAAATGAAGAATATGATTTAATACCAGAATTATGTGAATATAATTTTGGTGAATTTGAATTGAAATCTTATGAAGACTTAAAAGAAAATCCTAAATATCAAGAGTGGATTATGGATGAGGTTGGAGAAGTTAGATGTCCTAATGGTGAGAGTAAAAAAGAATTTAAAGAACGAATTTTAACAGGATTTTATAATTTAGTGTGTGAATTAAGTGATGAAAATATAAAAAGTGCTTTAGCTGTTTTGCATGGAGGCACTATAGGAATGTTATTAGAAGAATTATATGATAATGAAAAAAGTTTTATAGAGTGGCAACCACAAGGTGGAGATGGATATAAACTTGTCATATCACTAGAAAATGATATGAAAATAATTAGTGTTAAAGAAATTTTCAAAATATAA
- a CDS encoding bifunctional adenosylcobinamide kinase/adenosylcobinamide-phosphate guanylyltransferase, translated as MILIYGGAYNGKNEFVKKKYNLEDKELFYCNDSNLDFSYKGIIGLHIFIKGCILSNMDALEIIKQNLDNLQDKIIVCDEIGSGIVPLDRKDRLWREECGRVLQFLSQNSNKVCRIFFGLEEVLKDE; from the coding sequence ATGATTTTAATTTATGGTGGAGCATATAATGGGAAAAATGAATTTGTTAAAAAGAAGTATAACTTAGAGGATAAAGAATTATTTTATTGCAATGATTCGAATTTAGATTTCTCATATAAAGGTATAATTGGATTGCATATATTTATAAAAGGCTGTATTTTAAGCAATATGGATGCTTTGGAGATAATAAAACAAAATTTAGATAATCTTCAGGATAAGATTATTGTATGTGATGAAATAGGCTCTGGAATCGTACCTCTAGATAGAAAAGATAGGTTATGGAGAGAAGAGTGTGGACGGGTATTGCAATTTTTATCACAAAATTCAAATAAGGTATGCAGAATATTTTTTGGACTGGAGGAAGTATTAAAAGATGAGTAA
- a CDS encoding adenosylcobinamide-GDP ribazoletransferase, with product MKNLFKGLMMSLSMFTIIPMPYVEWDEDGAKNMMKCYPIIGLIVGCVWFLGYKLINYLNISIVLKSALIMIIPFIITGMLHLDGFMDVCDAILSRRDKEEKLRILKDSTTGAFSVISVIILFFIQFGAVHSFLEYNKNPYILMFLPIISRNIVAYFFITIITIKESTLGSYFTKGTNIKDKVILILELALVCILFGSILGYIGIAILLIVAVAISLCVKKCFKEFGGISGDVAGFSLVVGEIVGLFSACLFT from the coding sequence ATGAAAAATTTATTTAAAGGGCTTATGATGTCTTTAAGTATGTTTACTATAATTCCAATGCCATATGTAGAATGGGATGAAGATGGAGCTAAAAACATGATGAAGTGTTATCCAATTATAGGCCTTATTGTAGGATGTGTATGGTTTCTAGGATATAAATTAATAAATTATTTAAATATATCTATAGTTTTAAAAAGTGCATTAATAATGATAATACCATTCATAATTACGGGCATGTTACATTTAGATGGATTTATGGATGTATGTGATGCTATTTTATCAAGAAGAGATAAAGAAGAAAAATTAAGAATATTAAAAGATTCTACAACAGGAGCATTTTCAGTTATATCTGTTATTATTTTATTTTTTATACAATTTGGTGCAGTTCATTCGTTTTTAGAATATAATAAAAATCCATATATATTGATGTTTTTACCTATAATAAGTAGAAATATAGTAGCATATTTTTTTATTACTATAATTACAATTAAAGAAAGCACATTAGGAAGCTATTTTACAAAAGGGACAAACATTAAAGATAAGGTTATTTTAATATTAGAGTTAGCCTTAGTATGTATATTGTTTGGAAGTATACTTGGATATATTGGAATAGCAATTTTACTAATTGTTGCAGTGGCTATAAGCTTGTGTGTGAAAAAATGCTTTAAGGAATTTGGAGGAATATCCGGTGATGTAGCAGGATTTTCTCTTGTTGTTGGAGAAATAGTAGGACTATTTTCAGCATGTTTATTTACTTAA
- a CDS encoding bifunctional adenosylcobinamide kinase/adenosylcobinamide-phosphate guanylyltransferase, producing MNCLIIGGSKSGKSNIGEKIALSLNKDKVIYIATMSPYDDEDKKRVEQHIINREGLNFITLEQFRDLNETVKYIHKEDTILIDSITSLLINEMFIKNDIIKYPSLKIINDIKEIINTVKNVVIVSDYIFSDSIEYDEISENYKRELGKINKELADICDTVMECSFSNVKVHKGNELLTVLGKKG from the coding sequence ATGAATTGTTTAATAATAGGTGGATCTAAAAGTGGCAAATCTAATATAGGTGAAAAAATAGCGCTATCGTTAAATAAAGATAAAGTTATATATATAGCTACCATGAGTCCTTATGATGATGAAGATAAAAAAAGAGTAGAACAACATATTATTAATAGAGAAGGGCTTAATTTTATTACATTAGAACAATTTAGGGATTTAAATGAAACAGTAAAGTATATACATAAAGAAGATACAATATTAATTGATAGCATAACTTCACTTTTAATTAATGAAATGTTTATAAAAAATGATATAATAAAATATCCTTCATTAAAAATAATAAATGATATTAAAGAAATAATAAATACTGTTAAAAATGTGGTGATTGTATCAGACTACATATTTAGTGATTCTATAGAATATGATGAGATAAGTGAGAATTATAAGAGGGAACTTGGAAAAATAAATAAAGAACTAGCTGATATATGCGATACAGTTATGGAATGTAGCTTTAGTAATGTAAAAGTACATAAAGGAAATGAATTATTGACTGTATTAGGGAAGAAAGGATAA
- a CDS encoding cob(I)yrinic acid a,c-diamide adenosyltransferase: MMDLGLIHIYCGNGKGKTTAAMGLGMRAAGRDKKVLLTQFLKDNTTGELTSISKIGKNFQVVKGEPVKTFFKFMTEEEQKHTKLEHEKRFKDVILKVIEENYDVLILDEIIAATNLELVSLKSVIEFLKNKPNGLEVVMTGRNPNEKLIELADYVSEIQAIKHPYEKGINSRIGIEK, encoded by the coding sequence ATGATGGATTTAGGACTTATACATATTTATTGTGGAAATGGAAAAGGAAAAACTACGGCAGCCATGGGACTTGGTATGAGAGCAGCGGGACGAGATAAAAAAGTTCTTCTAACTCAGTTTTTAAAAGATAATACTACAGGTGAATTAACTTCTATAAGTAAAATTGGAAAAAATTTTCAAGTAGTAAAGGGAGAACCTGTTAAGACATTTTTTAAATTTATGACAGAGGAAGAGCAAAAACATACGAAATTAGAACATGAAAAAAGATTTAAAGATGTAATATTAAAAGTTATAGAAGAAAATTATGATGTTCTTATATTAGATGAAATTATCGCAGCTACCAATTTAGAATTAGTATCTTTAAAGAGTGTTATAGAATTCTTAAAAAACAAACCTAACGGGCTTGAAGTAGTGATGACAGGAAGAAATCCAAATGAAAAGTTAATAGAACTTGCAGATTATGTTTCTGAAATTCAAGCAATAAAACATCCCTATGAAAAAGGGATTAATTCAAGAATAGGAATAGAAAAGTAA
- a CDS encoding glycine betaine ABC transporter substrate-binding protein, which yields MMGFLNYLMEAKSQIFMLLIEHIKLTSLSVGLAIIIAMPLGICISYIKQMNKPVIAIANIIQAIPSMALLGFAIPFLGIGTTPAIVMVVLYSLLPIIKNTNTGIKSINPQTLEAARGIGLTKFQILVKVQLPLALPVIMSGVRISAVTAVGLMTMAAFIGGGGLGYLVFSGIRTVNNYQILAGAIPACILALAVDFLFGIIENLVTPVSLQKGNAKQGVSKAKKNRRQKSILALTACIILGIFVITNISTNSNSKTITIGSKDFTEQEILCNIFSEAIEQNTDISVKRKSALGGTQICFSALKSGDIDMYVDYSGTCYGDTLKYSPISDVEKIYDTVKTDFKDKFNIEVLNQMGFNNTYTLAVKKDTAEKYNLKTISDIAKVGDELTISPCLEFLNREDGIIGLKKTYNFNFKNEIGIDGSPKYTALMNNESDVIDAFSTDGLLKKFDLTVLEDDKNFFPPYYAIPLVKGETLEKYPEIAPIIEEIAPLLTNEVMIDLNYQVDELRKDPKDVAREFLQENNLL from the coding sequence ATGATGGGATTTTTAAATTATTTAATGGAAGCTAAATCTCAAATTTTTATGTTATTGATTGAACATATAAAACTTACTTCATTATCTGTAGGATTAGCAATTATAATTGCAATGCCTTTAGGAATATGTATAAGTTATATAAAACAAATGAACAAGCCTGTTATAGCAATTGCCAATATAATTCAAGCAATTCCTAGTATGGCATTATTAGGTTTTGCAATACCCTTTTTAGGGATAGGAACAACTCCAGCTATTGTAATGGTTGTTTTATATTCACTATTACCAATTATAAAGAACACAAATACAGGAATTAAAAGTATAAATCCACAGACACTAGAGGCAGCTAGAGGGATTGGACTTACAAAGTTTCAAATTTTAGTAAAAGTTCAATTACCATTAGCGTTACCTGTTATTATGTCAGGGGTTAGAATATCTGCAGTTACAGCAGTAGGACTTATGACAATGGCTGCCTTCATTGGTGGAGGGGGACTAGGATACTTGGTATTTTCAGGAATAAGAACAGTTAATAATTATCAAATTTTAGCTGGTGCAATTCCAGCTTGTATATTAGCATTAGCTGTTGATTTCTTATTTGGAATAATTGAAAATTTAGTTACACCTGTAAGTCTTCAAAAGGGAAATGCTAAACAAGGAGTATCTAAAGCAAAAAAGAACAGAAGACAAAAAAGTATTCTTGCACTTACAGCTTGTATAATATTGGGGATATTTGTAATAACTAATATATCAACTAATAGTAATAGCAAGACAATTACTATTGGAAGTAAGGATTTTACAGAACAAGAGATACTTTGTAATATTTTTTCTGAAGCTATAGAGCAAAATACAGATATTTCTGTTAAACGTAAAAGTGCCCTTGGAGGAACCCAAATATGTTTTTCTGCTTTAAAGAGTGGAGATATTGATATGTATGTTGATTATAGTGGTACATGTTATGGAGATACATTAAAATATTCACCTATATCTGATGTAGAAAAAATTTATGATACTGTTAAGACTGATTTTAAAGATAAGTTTAATATTGAAGTATTAAACCAAATGGGATTTAATAATACTTATACTTTAGCAGTTAAGAAAGATACTGCTGAAAAATATAATTTAAAAACAATAAGCGATATTGCAAAAGTAGGAGATGAGTTAACAATATCTCCATGCTTAGAATTTCTTAATAGGGAAGATGGAATTATTGGATTGAAGAAAACTTATAATTTCAACTTTAAAAATGAAATTGGAATTGATGGAAGTCCTAAATATACAGCATTAATGAATAATGAAAGTGATGTTATAGATGCATTTTCAACTGATGGATTATTAAAGAAATTTGATTTAACTGTCTTAGAAGATGATAAAAATTTCTTTCCACCATACTATGCTATACCATTAGTTAAAGGAGAAACATTAGAAAAATATCCAGAAATAGCTCCTATAATTGAAGAAATAGCACCTTTATTAACTAATGAAGTAATGATTGATTTAAATTATCAAGTAGATGAATTAAGAAAAGATCCAAAAGATGTTGCAAGAGAATTTTTGCAAGAAAATAATTTATTGTAA